One segment of Pyricularia oryzae 70-15 chromosome 3, whole genome shotgun sequence DNA contains the following:
- a CDS encoding imidazoleglycerol-phosphate dehydratase, whose amino-acid sequence MASPRWAALARDTNETKVKLALSIDGGDLPPDTHPSLLEAAASGHASQSSSSQKISINTGIGFLDHMLHAFAKHAGFSLLLTCQGDLHIDDHHTAEDVCIALGDAFKTALGSAAGIARFGFAYCPLDEALSRAVVDVSNRPFAVVELGLRREKIGDLSCEMIPHCIMSFATAARLTIHVDCIRGENDHHRAESAFKALAVAVRTAVGKVAGREGEVPSTKGTLSV is encoded by the exons ATGGCGTCACCAAGGTGGGCTGCATTGGCGCGGGACACAAACGAGACCAAAGTGAAGCTGGCACTGAGCATAGACGGCGGCGACCTACCACCCGACACTCACCCCAGCCTTCTGGAGGCTGCTGCCTCTGGCCATGCATCCCAATCGAGCAGCTCTCAGAAAATCAGCATAAACACGGGCATTGGCTTCTTAGACCATATGTTGCACGCTTTCGCAAAACACGCGGGCTTCAGTCTTCTTCTCACCTGCCAAGGCGACTTACACA TCGATGACCACCACACGGCAGAAGACGTGTGCATCGCCCTGGGTGACGCCTTCAAGACAGCCCTGGGCAGCGCCGCCGGCATCGCCCGCTTCGGCTTCGCATACTGCCCTCTGGACGAGGCGCTATCGCGGGCGGTCGTCGACGTCTCGAACCGGCCCTTTGCCGTGGTGGAACTCGGCCTGCGCCGCGAAAAGATCGGCGACCTGTCGTGTGAGATGATCCCGCACTGCATCATGAGCTTCGCTACGGCCGCGCGCCTCACCATCCACGTCGACTGTATCCGCGGCGAGAACGACCACCACCGCGCCGAAAGCGCCTTCAAGGCCCTCGCCGTTGCCGTCCGCACCGCTGTCGGTAAGGTCGCGGGCAGGGAGGGCGAGGTGCCCAGCACCAAGGGTACGCTGAGCGTCTAG
- a CDS encoding 60S ribosomal subunit assembly/export protein LOC1: protein MGIARTKTIKNKHSAKLANLRNNKSSSSQADGGNFVRAKKSGTGSNKPPLTSQAKGRPSIADLLKKKKKRVYTEKELGVPKLNMITPVGVEKPKGKKKGKVFVDDPESINTILAIVQAEKEGQIESKIMKARQMEEIREARRVEAEKKEAERQAKLEDTKNSLRKKRSRSNKTEDDGVSELAATGSKATKAKKKKVAFA, encoded by the exons ATGGGTATCGCACGCACAAAGACGATAAAAAACAAACACTCGGCCAAGCTAGCCAACCTCCGGAACAACaaatcgtcgtcctcgcaGGCCGATGGAGGCAATTTTGTCAGGGCAAAGAAGTCGGGCACAGGGAGCAACAAGCCGCCTTTGACTTCGCAGGCCAAGGGTCGCCCATCGATTGCGGACCTgctcaagaagaaaaagaagagagtGTACACGGAAAAGGAGCTCGGCGTGCCCAAGCTGAACATGATCACCCCAGTCGGCGTCGAGAAgcccaagggcaagaagaagggcaaaGTTTTTGTCGACGACCCT GAGAGCATAAATACTATCCTTGCGATAGTACAGGCGGAGAAGGAGGGTCAGATTGAGTCCAAGATCATGAAGGCAAGGCAGATGGAGGAGATTCGCGAGGCTAGGCGCGTagaggccgagaagaaggaggccGAGCGCCAGGCGAAGCTCGAAGATACCAAGAACTCGCTGCGAAAGAAGAGGTCGAGGAGTAACAAGACCGAGGATGATGGAGTGAGCGAACTTGCTGCTACAGGGTctaaagccaccaaggcaaagaagaagaaggttgCCTTTGCCTGA
- a CDS encoding hydrolase, with protein MASWLGLASTRFSHSPSPLVLRTKDGEEKTLADVCKESTPPCWLNPLLFNGHLQTMWTSVKYEGPLVYYKRKVFQADSTYLGSFAVDFAVDPHEEHDAKLPPRTAYYTDEEFNKLGSDDSRPMLIVLHGLSGGSYELYLREAIQPLIADGSNWDVIVVNSRGCANSEITSGVLFNARATWDVRQVVKWAHEKYPNRPLFGVGFSLGANIITNYVGEEGAGCLLKACISVGNPFDLEVSNKAMQNSILGLNVYSKVMGGNLKKLIAKHKESLLKHSDLDFDVIENVTYLHEFDRAVQCQSWGYPTENAYYRDASCSDSILGIRIPYFAISAADDPIAVDQAVPYQEFKVNPYTVHCSTSLGGHLSWFELGGGRWHARPVVNFLREMAANIDLNFNKAKVNKDMEPKAAEAHGFDPMRRRMRINPRQLKAE; from the exons ATGGCGAGCTGGCTGGGACTGGCAAGCACTCGCTTCAGCCATTCTCCATCACCTTTAGTGTTGCGCACCAAAGATGGAGAGGAGAAGACGCTGGCTGATGTTTGCAAGGAAAGTACACCTCCGTGCTGGCTTAACCCTCTCCTCTTCAATGGTCACCTGCAGACCATGTGGACGTCTGTCAAATACGAGGGCCCCTTGGTCTACTACAAGCGGAAGGTCTTCCAAGCAGACTCCACGTACCTTGGCTCCTTTGCCGTGGACTTTGCCGTCGATCCCCACGAGGAGCATGATGCAAAGCTACCCCCGCGCACCGCCTACTACACTGATGAGGAGTTCAATAAGCTGGGTTCCGATGATAGTCGACCCATGTTAATCGTCCTGCACGGTTTATCTGGCGGCTCGTACGAGCTGTATCTGAGGGAGGCGATCCAGCCTCTGATTGCGGACGGTTCGAACTGGGACGTCATCGTCGTAAACTCGCGCGGATGTGCCAACAGCGAGATCACCAGCGGGGTCTTGTTCAATGCTAGAGCGACATGGGACGTCCGACAAGTGGTGAAATGGGCTCACGAAAAATATCCCAACCGGCCTCTATTTGGAGTTGGCTTTTCTCTCGGAGCAAACATCATCACCAAC TACGTGGGTGAGGAGGGAGCAGGCTGCTTGCTCAAGGCGTGTATTTCCGTTGGCAACCCGTTTGACCTGGAGGTCTCGAACAAGGCTATGCAAAACTCCATCCTGGGACTGAATGTCTACTCCAAAGTCATGGGAG gTAACCTCAAAAAGCTCATTGCCAAGCATAAGGAGAGCTTATTGAAACACAGTGACCTTGACTTCGACGTGATCGAGAACGTCACGTATTTGCACGAGTTTGACAGAGCTGTGCA GTGCCAGAGCTGGGGATACCCCACGGAGAACGCTTATTACAGAGATGCATCTTGTTCCGACTCTATACTAGGAATCAGGATCCCGTACTTCGCCATAAGCGCCGCCGATGACCCGATCGCTGTGGACCAGGCCGTCCCTTACCAGGAATTCAAAGTTAACCCTTATACGGTCCACTGCAGCACCTCACTGGGAGGGCATCTGTCGTGGTTCGAGCTTGGGGGTGGCAGATGGCACGCCCGCCCT GTGGTGAACTTTCTGCGTGAAATGGCTGCCAACATTGATCTCAACTTCAACAAGGCCAAGGTAAACAAGGATATGGAGCCCAAGGCTGCAGAAGCGCATGGTTTTGATCCCATGAGAAGGAGGATGAGAATAAATCCACGACAGCTGAAAGCCGAGTAG
- a CDS encoding mitochondrial membrane protein Pet127 — MFPFYSRGARLLSPSVQSLYRKAILPTASVRTARSRLYASLQNPPDSGEDKKREPLSEDASKPGLGDHDKKPAPPASANVKEEVELRGKAASCWGLLGHPKNSPEVVEMCWNLANAATALEIAHSALEKFHSCLRKSNLKFDLAYQILQERLGISPDQPMKFEYGRNPELFRVLLRRVAKDAPPTDREVMQLQTELGIDPKEAAMGATKAEGMPDEVHASVRRAWEWLVLEVAAAKKKGVKVKTLTGPASDDGEVQRLTKALGVLKGAMGADKGAAGKTATAKAKAKNKGSTSDSSKADAPGQPTIEAAKKVHVNPLKDLKNLTKSEIEAFRALQGASDKDGPSDTPGSPTVVEKKGKPYSIHYVKANDLELQPIEKPQPPVPGVQYGLDRVLFNPGVYHLQCPRTQVYNFDPYLAKIMPIEEFDFSALKQYVTSSKDHTLINMAASLGKKYTGSTSSMTASLAHFHYLISSWRTITTKSLTKETPVESYNFTRIMRGPAAAFLHYKDGTYAIDADKEFDRSTILSLLGKSMEKLLTLPKEEFENYHRDRSHLLSESAREDPEAFHYTTLGDFLMRSQLDAHNPRLPGTGMFDLKTRAVLSIRMESTNIQNGRGYEIRQRFGEFESFEREYLDMIRSAFLKYSMQVRMGRMDGIFVAYHNTERIFGFQYIPLEEMDYTIHGTTDRQLGDAEFKLSVTLLNKVLDKATARFPGKSLRLHFETRESVTPFMYIFAKPVSEAEINEAQEANKAAVEKFEKEMLGLDPVPEPAWEAEDKVTEDLDLVNEDEEDISSVENPDELGQEMWADMMDRVEAAMEDDARGIAAVREALERALEESGLLVNHSPENSKAQVDALLSAITSPDLRATAESIQTVGTMEKGVISPDEGAETADKGEAIVAESEPVTLPDSKDTDVDSAAVKETAEFSLKDMILGLAARAQTTTTAMDPPERDSDDYVTPRETMRIRKFERILSEMLSGSKEPGDENAASANIEAKMKQADTISNAKSSESSTADSDTDGGELLGIVLTARNMVNNRLVERVYGKPKDWSLAYSIEEMSDISAKRIYSAVRDRRRKTFDHTSQVDEQVNSRQREFLEKLRRVSLEGMKYRQAQNEKDSKNPVYVLGKEEALDYREVFGDLPKVQKECADDGAGGDTEKTERVADEDVNRGFVDP; from the coding sequence ATGTTTCCGTTTTACAGCCGCGGGGCGCGGCTTCTTTCGCCTAGTGTACAGTCCCTATACCGAAAAGCCATTTTACCCACGGCCTCAGTCCGCACAGCGCGCAGCCGCCTTTACGCGTCGTTGCAGAATCCTCCAGACTCGGGCGAGGACAAGAAACGCGAGCCACTCTCCGAAGACGCTTCAAAGCCTGGACTCGGTGATCATGACAAGaagcccgcgccgcccgCTTCCGCAAACGTCAAGGAAGAGGTTGAATTGCGAGGAAAAGCTGCATCATGTTGGGGTTTGCTGGGACACCCAAAGAATAGCCCGGAAGTGGTAGAGATGTGTTGGAATCTTGCAAATGCCGCCACTGCTCTTGAAATTGCGCATTCTGCCCTCGAAAAGTTTCACAGTTGTTTGCGGAAGAGCAATTTGAAATTTGATTTGGCATATCAGATCTTGCAGGAGAGGTTGGGAATATCGCCCGATCAGCCCATGAAGTTTGAATATGGTCGCAATCCTGAACTCTTCCGCGTACTTTTACGCCGTGTAGCGAAAGATGCTCCGCCCACTGATCGCGAGGTGATGCAGCTGCAGACCGAACTGGGTATAGACCCCAAAGAAGCAGCTATGGGCGCCACAAAAGCAGAAGGGATGCCTGACGAGGTACACGCCAGCGTTAGGCGAGCCTGGGAGTGGTTGGTACTAGAGGTTGCGGCGGCGAAGAAAAAGGGAGTAAAGGTCAAGACCTTGACCGGTCCTGCTTCTGATGACGGGGAAGTGCAGCGATTGACAAAGGCGTTGGGCGTTCTCAAAGGCGCCATGGGCGCAGATAAAGGGGCTGCCGGGAAGACTGCAACTGCCAAGGCAAAAGCCAAGAACAAGGGGTCGACTTCGGACTCCAGTAAGGCGGACGCCCCTGGACAGCCCACGATAGAGGCGGCCAAGAAGGTGCATGTGAACCCGTTAAAAGATTTGAAAAACCTTACAAAGTCGGAAATCGAGGCATTCAGAGCCCTGCAAGGCGCCTCGGACAAGGACGGACCTTCTGACACACCAGGAAGCCCGACCGTGGTAGAAAAGAAGGGGAAGCCCTACAGTATACACTACGTCAAAGCCAACGACTTGGAGCTTCAACCAATTGAAAAGCCTCAGCCGCCAGTCCCAGGGGTGCAGTATGGGTTGGACCGAGTGCTCTTCAACCCGGGGGTCTATCACTTGCAATGCCCGAGGACGCAGGTATACAATTTTGACCCTTACCTCGCTAAGATCATGCCCATCGAGGAGTTTGACTTCAGTGCCCTCAAGCAATACGTGACCTCGTCCAAGGATCATACGCTCATCAATATGGCTGCGAGTCTCGGCAAGAAATATACGGGGTCTACATCGAGCATGACGGCTTCCCTAGCCCACTTTCACTACCTCATCTCGAGTTGGCGGACCATTACCACCAAGAGCCTTACCAAAGAGACACCGGTTGAGTCTTACAACTTCACCCGGATAATGCGCGGCCCCGCGGCAGCGTTTCTACATTACAAGGATGGCACCTATGCCATCGATGCAGATAAGGAGTTCGACAGGAGTACTATCCTGAGCTTGCTTGGCAAGTCTATGGAGAAACTGCTTACCCTACCCAAGGAGGAGTTTGAAAATTATCATCGAGACAGATCACACCTACTTAGCGAGTCCGCGCGCGAGGATCCCGAGGCTTTCCATTACACAACACTAGGCGATTTCCTGATGCGGTCTCAACTCGACGCGCACAACCCCAGGCTGCCGGGGACCGGGATGTTCGACCTCAAGACGAGGGCGGTGCTCTCGATCCGTATGGAGTCGACAAACATCCAAAACGGCCGTGGGTACGAGATCCGCCAGCGCTTTGGCGAATTCGAGTCATTTGAACGCGAGTATCTCGACATGATCCGGTCGGCCTTCCTCAAGTACTCGATGCAGGTGCGGATGGGCCGCATGGATGGCATCTTTGTCGCCTACCACAACACGGAGCGCATCTTTGGCTTCCAATACATACCACTCGAGGAGATGGACTACACGATCCATGGGACGACGGACCGCCAGCTCGGCGACGCCGAATTCAAGCTTAGCGTGACGCTGCTGAACAAGGTCCTGGACAAGGCCACTGCGCGGTTCCCCGGCAAGTCTTTGCGTCTGCACTTTGAGACGCGTGAGAGCGTGACGCCCTTCATGTACATTTTTGCCAAGCCCGTGTCCGAGGCGGAAATCAACGAGGCGCAGGAAGCGAACAAGGCCGCCGTCGAGAAGTTCGAGAAGGAGATGTTGGGCTTGGATCCGGTGCCGGAGCCTGCGTGGGAGGCCGAGGACAAGGTCACCGAGGACCTGGACCTTGTCaacgaggatgaggaagaCATATCTTCTGTGGAGAATCCTGACGAGCTGGGCCAGGAAATGTGGGCCGATATGATGGACCGCGTCGAGGCCGCCATGGAAGACGATGCACGAGGGATCGCCGCAGTCAGGGAGGCTCTCGAGCGTGCTCTAGAGGAGAGTGGGCTGTTGGTCAACCACTCGCCTGAAAATTCCAAGGCCCAGGTCGATGCCCTCCTGTCTGCGATTACTAGTCCTGACCTCAGGGCCACAGCTGAAAGTATCCAGACTGTCGGCACTATGGAGAAAGGCGTCATAAGTCCAGATGAGGGCGCCGAGACTGCGGACAAAGGAGAAGCCATCGTGGCTGAGAGTGAGCCTGTCACTCTACCCGATAGCAAGGACACAGATGTTGACTCGGCCGCAGTCAAGGAAACGGCAGAGTTCTCACTCAAAGATATGATACTCGGACTGGCTGCTCGGGCGCAGACCACAACCACTGCTATGGATCCTCCCGAAAGGGATTCAGACGATTACGTGACGCCGCGCGAAACTATGCGGATCAGAAAGTTTGAGAGGATCCTGTCCGAGATGCTTTCTGGCTCCAAGGAACCAGGCGACGAGAACGCCGCCTCAGCCAATATCGAGGCCAAGATGAAGCAGGCCGACACGATCAGTAACGCCAAGTCCTCGGAGAGCAGCACAGCGGACAGCGACACGGATGGCGGCGAGCTGCTTGGGATAGTGTTGACGGCACGTAATATGGTGAACAATCGCTTGGTTGAGCGGGTATATGGCAAACCGAAAGACTGGAGCCTCGCATACTCTATCGAGGAGATGTCCGATATTAGCGCGAAAAGGATATACAGCGCAGTCAGGGACCGGCGCCGCAAGACGTTCGATCATACGTCGCAAGTGGACGAGCAGGTAAATTCCCGCCAGCGGGAGTTTTTAGAGAAGCTACGACGTGTCTCACTCGAAGGTATGAAGTACCGCCAGGCGCAGAACGAGAAAGACAGCAAGAATCCAGTTTATGTGCTGGGCAAGGAGGAGGCCCTGGACTACCGGGAGGTCTTTGGCGACCTGCCCAAGGTCCAAAAGGAGTGTGCCGATGACGGCGCGGGCGGAGACACGGAGAAGACTGAGCGAGTAGCAGATGAGGACGTGAATCGTGGGTTCGTGGATCCTTGA
- a CDS encoding rhomboid family membrane protein — MDPNNYYNGKGPRPDHSQSPSPYEPYGGAPSTVSYPEPPAYSSQQYLGQPNGRPNQQQPVNGNSPFDSVFDDNAYPMNGQRNQMGQNGRPQQQQDTGYYGGGTFQRQDSDPMASRDDIPLQERLDRHKQQHGSHVDDPEGGMPGAAAGGSDGRGRSMKQKIRFGELGMLTSGKQKIAWVCWIFFIIQSAVFIGEIVKNAQLTGSPIMIRPQFNPMIGPTPYVLINMGARYMPCMHNVDGVQDSPNVISWPCPNMTTQAPACTLSELCGFGGVPEPQYGKRTGKNGQPGPDKDNQPNQWFRFITPIFMHAGLIHIGFNMLLQLTLGREMEQAIGSIRFFLVYMSAGIFGFVLGGNYAGAGTPSTGASGSLFGVIALTLIDLLYSWKDRKNPVKDLLFIFLDIAISFVLGLLPGLDNFSHIGGFLMGLGLGVCLLHSPNSLRRRIGVDAPPYASVTSGQDSQTAPPFHKNPIGFFKGRKPLWWAWWLIRAGALVIVTIGFILLLNNFYVVHQKCSWCKYLSCININNWCEMEDLRFENTTAPTSSAASPAATGAQLLGGF, encoded by the exons ATGGATCCCAACAACTACTATAATGGCAAAGGTCCGCGACCAGATCATTCACAGTCGCCGTCACCGTACGAACCCTACGGCGGTGCACCATCAACCGTGAGCTATCCCGAACCACCGGCGTACTCGTCACAGCAGTACCTGGGCCAGCCGAATGGCAGGCCGAACCAGCAACAACCAGTAAACGGAAACTCCCCATTCGATAGCGTCTTCGACGACAATGCCTATCCGATGAATGGCCAAAGAAACCAGATGGGCCAGAATGGcaggccgcagcagcagcaagacaCGGGATACTATGGCGGGGGTACTTTCCAAAGGCAGGATTCGGATCCGATGGCCTCGCGCGACGACATACCCCTGCAGGAGCGATTGGATCGGCATAAACAGCAGCACGGCAGCCATGTCGACGACCCCGAGGGTGGCATGCCTGGTGCGGCGGCGGGTGGTTCCGACGGTCGCGGCAGGTCGATGAAGCAGAAGATTAGGTTCGGCGAGTTGGGAATGCTGACCAGCGGCAAGCAAAAGATCGCATGGGTCTGCTGGATATTTTTCATAATACAGAGCGCCGTTTTCATTGGAGAGATTGTCAAGAATG CGCAATTAACGGGTTCCCCGATCATGATCAGGCCTCAGTTCAACCCCATGATTGGCCCGACGCCCTACGTTCTCATCAACATGGGCGCCCGCTACATGCCCTGCATGCACAATGTCGATGGCGTCCAGGACTCCCCGAATGTTATCTCATGGCCCTGCCCCAACATGACCACCCAGGCTCCAGCTTGCACTTTGTCGGAGCTGTGCGGTTTCGGAGGCGTCCCCGAGCCCCAATATGGTAAGCGTACGGGCAAAAATGGTCAGCCAGGCCCCGACAAGGACAACCAGCCTAACCAGTGGTTCCGTTTCATCACGCCCATATTCATGCACGCGGGCCTGATCCACATCGGCTTCAACATGCTCCTGCAGTTGACCCTGGGCCGCGAGATGGAGCAGGCCATCGGCTCGATCCGTTTCTTTCTCGTCTACATGAGCGCGggcatctttggcttcgttTTGGGAGGCAACTACGCCGGCGCAGGCACGCCCTCGACCGGTGCGTCGGGCTCGCTGTTTGGCGTCATCGCCCTGACCCTGATCGACCTGCTCTACTCGTGGAAGGACCGCAAGAACCCGGTCAAGGATCTGCTCTTCATTTTTCTCGACATTGCCATATCGTTCGTCCTGGGGCTGCTCCCCGGCTTGGACAACTTTTCCCACATTGGCGGCTTCCTCATGGGCCTGGGGCTGGGCGTGTGTCTGCTCCACTCTCCAAACTCGCTGCGTCGCCGCATCGGCGTCGACGCGCCGCCCTACGCGAGCGTCACTTCGGGCCAGGACAGCCAGACCGCGCCTCCGTTCCACAAAAACCCGATCGGTTTCTTTAAGGGCCGCAAGCCGTTGTGGTGGGCGTGGTGGCTGATCCGAGCCGGCGCACTAGTCATCGTCACCATTGGCTTCATCCTGCTCCTCAACAACTTTTATGTTGTGCACCAAAAGTGTAGTTGGTGCAAGTACTTGAGTTGCATC AACATCAACAACTGGTGCGAGATGGAAGACTTGAGGTTTGAGAATACTACTGCTCCAACAAGTAGTGCAGCATCACCGGCCGCAACCGGTGCACAGTTGCTTGGAGGTTTTTAA
- a CDS encoding vacuolar aminopeptidase 1 has protein sequence MYNKTELFLFESPLNAHESPIPQAHRAMTRHTPDFLRARASNLSLRAASLANSVSSSVAAATAAAATSPMTTPTSTATDVVSMDSPVDQPSPEMRYYIAGDVGREAQRRGLQICINCMVQLPYAVHKVVTKDECAICSVGEARPEAFTKPFTDFLTENPTIFHAVDYFKGKLGAAGYTELSSRADWTGKIRPGGKYYVTRNASSLVAFAVGKAYKPGNGVAMIAGHIDALTAKLKPVSSKPNRAGYLQLGVAPYAGALNETWWDRDLSIGGRVIVRDPSTGKTSTKLVKVDWPIARVPTLAPHFGVGMMGTNNKETQAVPIIGLDNSDLFSASSASVTSEDVKPYLGGGPAGSFAASQPPKLVKLITSQLGLKSSAEIVNWELELFDLQPATVGGLDKEFIFAGRIDDKLCSWAALQGLLCASDDDKSGQIKLVALFDDEEIGSLLKQGAKSNLLPIVIERAVEALTEASDGKTTFGPGVVGRTYANSFLVSADVTHAVHPNFMDKYLSGHAPRLNVGVAVCADSNGHMTTDPVSTAILDRVAQLSGCVNQTFMIRNDSRSGGTVGPSLSSAMGVRSADAGLPQLSMHSVRATTGALDPGLGVKFFRAFLDKFEEVDAEWQ, from the exons ATGTATAACAAGACCGAGCTCTTCCTTTTCGAATCACCGCTAAACGCCCACGAATCCCCCATCCCGCAAGCCCACCGAGCAATGACCAGACACACGCCCGATTTCCTCCGCGCTCGCGCCTCAAACCTGTCTCTCCGTGCTGCATCGCTTGCCAACTCGGTGTCGAGCTCCGTTGCAGCTgctaccgccgccgctgccacttCGCCGATGACGACGCCCACCTCGACAGCTACAGACGTCGTCAGCATGGACTCCCCAGTCGACCAGCCCTCCCCCGAGATGCGGTACTACATTGCCGGCGATGTAGGTCGCGAGGCCCAACGCCGAGGCCTGCAGATCTGCATCAATTGCATGGTCCAGCTGCCGTACGCCGTGCACAAGGTGGTCACCAAGGACGAATGCGCCATCTGCTCCGTCGGCGAAGCCCGCCCGGAGGCTTTCACCAAGCCGTTTACCGATTTCCTGACCGAGAACCCAACCATCTTCCATGCCGTCGACTATTTCAAGGGCAAGCTCGGTGCGGCAGGGTACACCGAG CTCTCTTCCCGCGCCGACTGGACGGGCAAGATTCGCCCCGGCGGCAAGTATTATGTCACCCGTAACGCCTCTTCTTTGGTTGCCTTTGCAGTCGGAAAGGCATACAAGCCCGGCAACGGTGTCGCAATGATTGCCGGCCACATCGACGCCCTGACTGCCAAGCTCAAGCCCGTGAGCAGCAAGCCCAACCGCGCCGGCTATCTCCAGCTCGGAGTCGCCCCTTACGCCGGCGCTCTGAACGAGACATGGTGGGATCGCGACCTGTCCATCGGCGGCAGGGTCATTGTTCGTGATCCCAGCACTGGCAAGACGAGCACCAAGCTCGTCAAGGTCGACTGGCCCATTGCCAGGGTGCCGACGCTGGCGCCGCACTTTGGTGTCGGCATGATGGGCACCAACAACAAGGAGACTCAGGCCGTGCCCATCATTGGCCTCGACAACTCCGACCTGTTTTCGGCATCCTCCGCATCGGTAACATCAGAAGACGTCAAGCCTTACCTTGGTGGCGGTCCCGCGGGCTCCTTTGCCGCCTCTCAACCGCCCAAGCTGGTCAAGCTCATCACCTCGCAGCTGGGCCTCAAGTCCTCCGCCGAGATCGTCAACTGGGAGCTCGAGCTCTTTGACCTGCAACCCGCGACGGTGGGCGGCCTGGACAAGGAGTTCATCTTCGCCGGCCGCATCGACGACAAGCTCTGCAGCTGGGCGGCGCTGCAGGGTCTCCTCTGCGCCTCGGACGACGACAAGTCGGGCCAGATCAAGCTCGTGGCGCTctttgacgacgaggagattGGCAGCCTGCTCAAGCAGGGCGCCAAGTCCAACCTCCTCCCGATCGTGATCGAGCGGGCCGTCGAGGCCCTCACCGAGGCCTCGGACGGCAAGACCACCTTTGGCCCCGGCGTGGTGGGCAGGACGTACGCCAACTCGTTCCTGGTGTCGGCGGACGTGACGCACGCGGTGCACCCCAACTTCATGGACAAGTACCTCTCGGGCCACGCGCCCCGGCTCAACGTGGGCGTGGCGGTCTGCGCCGACTCCAACGGCCACATGACGACGGACCCCGTGTCGACGGCGATCCTGGACCGCGTCGCGCAGCTGTCGGGCTGTGTCAACCAGACCTTCATGATCCGCAACGACAGCCGGAGCGGCGGCACCGTTGGCCCGTCGCTGAGCAGCGCCATGGGCGTCCGGAGCGCCGACGCCGGTCTGCCTCAGCTCAGCATGCACAGCGTCAGGGCCACCACTGGTGCGCTCGACCCCGGCTTGGGTGTCAAGTTCTTCCGGGCGTTCCTGGACAAGTTTGAGGAGGTTGATGCTGAGTGGCAGTAA